The genome window CCTGGCGGTACCAGCCGGCCTCGTGCAGCAGGTTCAGCGATGCGATCGTTTGGCCGTCCCATCGGACCGGCACGTTCACGGCGCTCTCGCAGCCGAGTGAATGGATGAGTTCATGGTCTGGAAATGCGCGCGCGCATTCCGCGCGGTCGACGCAGATTCGCGCTTTTCCTTCAAGCACGACCGTGGCGTAGAACTCGCTGTTTTCGCGGATGGGCTTGGCGCCGCCTGGCGGGTAGGCCTCGGGCTGGCTTGAGAAATACCGCCGGCTCTGCTCTGCCTCTCGATCCAGCACCAATACCGTGAACAGCCGATAGCCGATCCGCGCGGCCAGCGCGCGGGCAAGCGCCTGCAGTCCGCATTCGGGTTGGGGCGCGGTGGCCAGGGCCTGCGCCATGTCGCTTATCGCCCGCGTCTGGGCCATGTTTTCTGTTGCGTTCGTCACCGCTTGCCCTCGTCTATCGGGAAAGGCATTTTGGCTGCCAATGGCCATACGAGGCTAATGAATAAACCTGAGAGATCCATTACCATTTCCGCATGGACGCCACCTCGATCGACCCGCCCTGGACCCGCCGGCTCAAGCTTCGGCACTTGCAGGTGCTGGCCGCCCTGGAAACCGCGCGCAGCGTTACCGGCGCCGCCAAAGCCATGCACATGACGCAGCCCGCGCTCTCGCACTGGCTGAGCGACATGGAAGACCTGGTCGGCACGCCGCTGTTCCTGCGCGGCCGGTCGCTTGAACTGACGGAAGCCGGGCGGGCGCTTTGGCGCTACGCGTGCCGCGTGCTGGGCGACACTGCGCGCACCGGCGAGGAGATCGAAGCGGTCAAGGGCGGGGTGGCCGGCCATCTGCATATCGGCACCATTCTTTCCGCGGCGCCGGTGTTACTGCCACGCGCCATCGCCGCGCTGCACCAGCGTTCGCCCAATGTGCAGATCGAACTGGTCGAGGGCCTGCTTGAACCGCTGATTGAACGCGTGGAACGCCGCGAGATCGACCTCATCATCGGGCCGCTGGACGTGCGCGCCAGCCGCTCCGGCCTGTGCACCGAATGGCTGATGACCGACACCTTCAGCGTGGTGGCCCGGCGCGGGCATCCGCTGGCGGAGCTGGATGCGCCCTCCTGGGAGGACGCCCAGCGTTATCCGTGGATCTTGCCGCCGCTGGGCACGTTGTCGCGCGCGCGGCTGGATCAGGCCGTGGTGGATGCGGGCATGCCGCCCCCGAAGCCATCCGTCGAGACCAGTTCGCTCGTTGCGCTGTTGTCGATGCTGCAAGACCGCGACTACATCGCCACCTTGGCCAGCTCTGTTGCGCACATGTACGAACGGCTTGCCCTGATCAGCATCGTGCGCGCGCCGTCCCGCCTGGAGTTCGGCCCCATCGGCATGTTGTGGGCGGCCGACTCGCCCAGCATCGTGCTGCCGGCCTTGCGTGAAACGCTGCGCCAGGAGGCGCAGCGCACCTCCCAGGGCAGCGCCGCCAGCGACGCGGCTACTTGACGGTCGCGTACTCCAGCGTCTTGGGCGTGTGGGTCAGCACGCGTGGCGTGCTTCCGACCACGACCGTGTCGTCCAGACGGAAGCCGCCGATACCGTAAGCGTAAATGCCCGGCTCGGCCGAATACACCTCGTTGTCCAGCAAGGGGCGTTGGTTGAAGGCCATGTCTTCCGGGTACTCGTGGTGAATGATGCCCACGGCATGCCCGGTGCGATGGCGGATGAAGTCCGCGTACCCGGCCTTCTCGATCTCGGCCTGCGCGGCCGCGTCGATCGCGCAGACGGGGTTGCCCGTGCGGGCGGCGGCGATGGCCGCCTCGTTGGCCGCCTTGGCCGCGGACCACAGCCGCACCTGTTCGGCCGAGGGCGTGCCGCAGAACCAGGTGCGCTCGTTCTCGATCGTCAGGCCGTTCAAGCGCGGAATGACGATGTTCACCAGCACGTCGCCTTCCTGGATTCGCGCGCCGCATGACGCGCCATCGCCATGCGGCGAGGCCGACGCGGGGCCGCTCAGGGTCCAGCAGCGGATCACCTCGAAGTGCTCGCCCGGAAAGCGCTCGGCGGCCTCTTGCACGAACAGCGACGCCATGGCGAAGTCCAGTTCCTGCACCAGCCGGCCGGGCCGGATGTTCTCGCGGTAGCGGTCCTGAATCCAATCGGAGATGGACGCGGCGGCCGCCATCACGGCAAGCTCTTCGTCGTGCTTCTGCCAACGCAAGGCGCGGCACTCGGGTGTGGCGTTGCGCAAGACGACGTCGGGCAAGAAGCGCGCCAACTGCGCCAGCACCGGGCTGCCGCCTTCGACAGCGATGCGCGACCGCGCCAGGCCTGCCGCCTTCAACCTGGCCGCCAGCACCTCGGGCAATTGCGTAATCAACGGCAGCCGGTTCTGCACGCGCGGATGCTCGGCGTAGTAGCTGATGTCGGTGATCCAGACCTTGCCCTGTTCCTGCGAGAACTGCATGTGATGTGTGGACAGCTCGTTCATCACCAGGAAGGGCGTGCCGTTGCGGGGCACGACGGCAAAGATCGGCCGTTCCCAGGGCAAGACGTCGGTGTGGAAATTGGTGGCGAACTGGAAGAAGTCCGCCGACGTGAAGATGACGGCATCGACGGCCAGCTCGTCCATCATGGACGTCATCTTGTCGAACCGGTATTGCC of Achromobacter seleniivolatilans contains these proteins:
- a CDS encoding GAF domain-containing protein, which translates into the protein MAIGSQNAFPDRRGQAVTNATENMAQTRAISDMAQALATAPQPECGLQALARALAARIGYRLFTVLVLDREAEQSRRYFSSQPEAYPPGGAKPIRENSEFYATVVLEGKARICVDRAECARAFPDHELIHSLGCESAVNVPVRWDGQTIASLNLLHEAGWYRQDMLPELSGYAAMAIPIIQKIIHTTRP
- a CDS encoding LysR substrate-binding domain-containing protein; protein product: MDATSIDPPWTRRLKLRHLQVLAALETARSVTGAAKAMHMTQPALSHWLSDMEDLVGTPLFLRGRSLELTEAGRALWRYACRVLGDTARTGEEIEAVKGGVAGHLHIGTILSAAPVLLPRAIAALHQRSPNVQIELVEGLLEPLIERVERREIDLIIGPLDVRASRSGLCTEWLMTDTFSVVARRGHPLAELDAPSWEDAQRYPWILPPLGTLSRARLDQAVVDAGMPPPKPSVETSSLVALLSMLQDRDYIATLASSVAHMYERLALISIVRAPSRLEFGPIGMLWAADSPSIVLPALRETLRQEAQRTSQGSAASDAAT
- a CDS encoding M24 family metallopeptidase, which produces MPKLTQAVWQYRFDKMTSMMDELAVDAVIFTSADFFQFATNFHTDVLPWERPIFAVVPRNGTPFLVMNELSTHHMQFSQEQGKVWITDISYYAEHPRVQNRLPLITQLPEVLAARLKAAGLARSRIAVEGGSPVLAQLARFLPDVVLRNATPECRALRWQKHDEELAVMAAAASISDWIQDRYRENIRPGRLVQELDFAMASLFVQEAAERFPGEHFEVIRCWTLSGPASASPHGDGASCGARIQEGDVLVNIVIPRLNGLTIENERTWFCGTPSAEQVRLWSAAKAANEAAIAAARTGNPVCAIDAAAQAEIEKAGYADFIRHRTGHAVGIIHHEYPEDMAFNQRPLLDNEVYSAEPGIYAYGIGGFRLDDTVVVGSTPRVLTHTPKTLEYATVK